One genomic region from Sphingomonas paeninsulae encodes:
- a CDS encoding HlyD family secretion protein: MSKIEVDAGLAAGVDGNDGGAQSSPRKSRTRLIVMLSVPAIIIVAALFFWLTSGKTVTTDNALINAPVVSIAPEVSGPILEVRVSENQVVKAGDLLFRIDPAPYRIALMQAEAAVSNARVQVAQLGGTANSKDADVSSKAADIAARASDVQLAEQTLTRQTALMKQGFTTRAQLDSAQAAMNAARQARAAAVAERQSALATAASARAALGTDADGQPPAVAAAMAQREKARLDLTRTEVRSPINGRVTQTDRLEAGNMATMSLPLVSIVGGNGYWIDANFKETQLAKVRIGQSAEVEIDAIPGHKFKAIVTGIGAGTGSQFSLLPAQNATGNWVKVTQRVPVRLTFTEKLERPLVAGWSAKVTVRVAD; this comes from the coding sequence ATGTCGAAAATTGAAGTCGATGCCGGACTGGCTGCTGGTGTCGATGGAAATGATGGGGGAGCGCAGTCTTCGCCGCGCAAATCGCGCACGCGGCTGATCGTTATGCTTTCGGTTCCGGCGATCATCATCGTAGCTGCGCTGTTCTTCTGGCTGACTTCGGGCAAAACTGTCACGACCGATAACGCCTTAATCAACGCCCCGGTCGTCAGCATCGCGCCCGAGGTTTCAGGCCCGATCCTCGAGGTCCGGGTATCGGAGAATCAGGTCGTTAAGGCCGGCGACCTGCTTTTCCGCATCGACCCCGCCCCTTACCGTATTGCCTTGATGCAGGCGGAGGCTGCGGTAAGCAACGCCCGCGTTCAGGTCGCTCAGCTTGGCGGTACTGCGAATTCGAAGGATGCCGATGTTTCCTCGAAAGCGGCAGATATCGCCGCGCGGGCATCGGACGTGCAACTGGCCGAGCAGACACTCACTCGCCAAACCGCGTTGATGAAACAGGGTTTTACGACGCGCGCGCAACTGGATTCGGCGCAGGCTGCGATGAACGCGGCGCGGCAAGCCAGAGCAGCCGCTGTCGCTGAGCGCCAGTCTGCGCTCGCGACTGCAGCTTCGGCGCGCGCGGCGTTGGGCACCGATGCCGATGGGCAGCCACCAGCGGTTGCCGCAGCAATGGCTCAACGTGAAAAGGCGCGACTCGACCTCACCCGCACCGAGGTCCGCTCACCGATAAACGGTCGCGTAACGCAAACGGATCGTCTGGAGGCTGGCAATATGGCGACGATGTCGCTTCCCCTGGTGAGCATCGTGGGCGGCAACGGGTATTGGATTGATGCCAATTTCAAGGAAACCCAATTAGCGAAAGTGCGGATCGGGCAGAGCGCCGAAGTCGAGATCGACGCCATTCCCGGGCACAAGTTCAAGGCAATAGTTACCGGCATTGGCGCGGGCACTGGTTCGCAATTCTCACTCCTTCCGGCACAGAACGCGACGGGAAACTGGGTGAAAGTGACTCAGCGCGTACCTGT